In Bos indicus x Bos taurus breed Angus x Brahman F1 hybrid chromosome 23, Bos_hybrid_MaternalHap_v2.0, whole genome shotgun sequence, a single genomic region encodes these proteins:
- the LOC113882033 gene encoding olfactory receptor 2J3-like translates to MYFLPQSVCKGLTMRGRTFSLYDSSGIERIRKMKEKNASSGYFVLLGFSNWPHLELVLFVVVLMFYLMTLIGNLFIIFLSYLDSHLHTPMYFFLSNLSFLDLCYTTSSIPQLLFNLQGPEKTISYAGCMIQLYFVLALGTAECVLLVVMSYDRYAAVCRPLHYTVLMHPRFCHLLAVASWVSGFTTSALHSSFTFWVPLCGHRQVDHFFCEVPALLRLSCVDTHANELTLMVMSFIFVIIPLILILSSYGAIAQTVLRMQSTTGLQKVFGTCGAHLMVVSLFFIPIMCIYLQPPSGNSQDQGKFIALFYTVVTPSLNPLIYTLRNKDVKGAVKRLMGWGREM, encoded by the coding sequence ATGTATTTTCTCCCTCAATCAGTTTGCAAGGGTTTGACAATGAGGGGGCGGACTTTCAGTTTATATGATTCTTCAGGTattgaaagaataagaaagatgaaggaaaaaaatgcaagttcTGGTTACTTTGTTCTGCTGGGTTTTTCTAACTGGCCTCATCTTGAGTTAGTTCTCTTTGTGGTTGTCTTGATGTTCTACCTGATGACACTGATAGGTAACCTGTTCATCATTTTCTTGTCATATCTGGATTCCCATCTCCACACTcctatgtacttcttcctctcaaaCCTCTCTTTTCTGGATCTCTGCTACACCACGAGTTCCATCCCCCAGTTGCTGTTCAACCTCCAGGGGCCAGAGAAAACCATCTCTTATGCTGGTTGCATGATTCAACTTTATTTTGTCCTTGCACTGGGAACTGCTGAATGTGTGCTGTTGGTGGTGATGTCCTATGACCGTTATGCAGCTGTGTGTAGACCCCTGCATTACACTGTCCTCATGCACCCTCGTTTCTGCCATCTGTTGGCTGTGGCTTCTTGGGTAAGTGGCTTTACCACCTCAGCACTTCATTCCTCATTTACCTTCTGGGTACCCCTGTGTGGACATCGCCAAGTGGACCATTTCTTCTGTGAAGTTCCAGCATTGCTTCGACTGTCATGTGTTGATACTCATGCTAATGAGCTGACCCTTATGGTCATGAGCTTCATTTTTGTGATCATACCACTTATTCTCATTCTCAGCTCCTATGGTGCCATTGCTCAGACTGTGCTGAGGATGCAGTCAACAACTGGACTTCAGAAAGTCTTTGGGACGTGTGGAGCTCATCTTATGGTTGTATCCctctttttcattccaatcatgTGCATATATCTACAGCCACCATCAGGAAATTCTCAAGATCAGGGCAAGTTCATTGCCCTCTTTTATACTGTTGTCACACCTAGCCTCAACCCTCTAATCTACACTCTCAGAAACAAAGATGTAAAAGGGGCAGTTAAAAGATTAATGGGCTGGGGTAGGGAGATGTGA